Below is a window of Desulfuromonadaceae bacterium DNA.
AGTCTGAAAGCCAGAGCAAAGTGAATAATTGCCGCTGCTGCCGCCGGCGCCCCGAACAGGGTCGGGTCTTTCAGCGCATAAATCCCGGCGACGTAGCACCAGCCGGCGTTGACAGCCGGGAGCGAAAAATCAAACCTGGAGATCTTTTCGTCGCCGCTGCGGATAATGCCGAACAAGGAAATCAGCATAAAAGTGCCGCCGATCAAAGCAACAATCGGGATAAACCAGTCAGGCGACAGGTGTTCGGCGGCGCTGCCGCGACTGAGCAACCCAGTCAATTTCATCCCCCAGATCTGCAGCATGAAGTGGGTGGTAAACAACAAAATCCAGCGCAACCAGGAGCAGCGCTTCAGGCGGCTGGCAAAATAGCCCAGAACGTTGGACAGCCAGAGAACCAGCCCCAGGTAGGGGAAGTAGGGGTTGGGGTAATCAATGGCAACGGCAGCCAGACACATGCCAAACGTGCCGACTATAATCGGCAGGGCAGTTTTCGTGGTATAACTGATGACCGCCATGCAGATCCCGGTTATAGCCAGCATACTGTAAACCAACTCCACCGGAATGGCAGAGTGGCGGGTGTAGGTCTCGACCAGCACGCTGAACATCAACAGCCCGCCAGTGGTGGTGAAAATGGGTGCCATGCTCTGTTGTTTACGGTACAGCAGATACCCGCCGACGATTAAAATTGCAGCATAGCCCATGCCCAGGGCGGTGCCGATATGCAGGTCGAGCATGTCGTTGTCGGTCAGCGCGCGCAGGCCAAGGGCGGCAACCAGCAGGAAGCAGATGGTTGAGATGTGTTGCAGCAGGGAGCTGCTGCCGACTAGAAGCGTCGCTTCATTGGGAATGAGTTCTTCTTTTTGGGTCGGCTTGGTGACCTGGGAACGACTGGTGAAGGCTCCAGTTGCGCCCCGTTGCTCTAGTTCAGCAACCTGTTTGCTGAGTTGCTGGAGCTGGAGTTCCAGTTGTTCAACACGGGCTTCAAGCGGGGATGGCTCTGTGCTCATGGGTGACCTCTCGGGGCGGAAAGGGCTAGTACCCTGTAACCCATAGGATTTCGAGGGATTGCGCAGGGCTTTGACGTGTCAGCAAGGCGCGATTTCTGTTGCCTGGCCGTAGCTAAACAGCTGAAATCGGAACGTCGCTGACGCGGCAAAGAACAAGCAAGATGCGAAAGATTATGGGTGACAGGGTACTCGCTTTCGATTATTGAGTCTGTGGCTGAAGATGCCAACTGTGACTCTGTGGTCATGGTGACGTAATGGCGATCTTTTTCAACTTTGTAAGCACCTGTATTCATTTGAATACTTATCTTGCTTTAAATCTCCGCAAGCTATTTTGGCGAATATAACACTTTTTTATAAAAAAATACAGCAAAAACAACACGTTGAAAATATACCAAAAAGTTCCCTTGATATATAAAACAGTTTTCTATATATTCTCAATAAAGTGGCTATTTCAGAGGTTTCCAGTTCTTGAGTTTTGGGCTAAAATAGCATGCAGCAATTCTGGCGACTCTTTGCGGTTGCCGGGCGGCGGCTAGCGGGATGTCTGGCTGTTAGCTTGTTTGCTGATCGGCAAAGGGTTGGTCCTGTTTTCACATGGCGAGGATGCGATGAAAAGAAAATTATCTGTGGTTGCCTTGATCTTTGTTGGGCTGCTGTCTTTTATCTGTCTCGGAGTGACCGAGCCGGTGCAGGCGGCGAAAGAAAAATATTTTGATCGCTCCGGTCGGCTGATCGTCACAGAGCAGCCGGCTGCAGATCTGTTACGGGTCTACGATACGAAAAACAGAGAACCCGAAAAGACCTTTCCGGTTCCGGCGCTGCCTTTTTCGGAGGGGATCTTTCCCTGCAGCGACTGTCATTCGGGCATGGAGCCGAATCTGCAGCGCCGGGAACTTGAAGATATGCACACCGATATCATCCTGAATCACGCTGAAGGGCAGCGCTGGTGTCTAGATTGCCATAATCCGAACGATCGCGATGTACTGCGGTTGGTTAATGGTGAGACCGTTCCTTTTGAAGAGTCTTACCTCCTCTGTGGGCAGTGCCACGGTGATAAGTTGCGTGACTGGAAGGTTGGGATACACGGAAAGCGAACCGGGTACTGGAACGGTGACAAGACTTTTCTGCTTTGCGTTCATTGTCACAATCCACATGACCCAAGTTTCAAACCTTTAAGGCCCCTCCCGCCGCCAGTGCGGCCAGGAGAAGAGCGGCACTAATTACCAGCAGTTTATTAGGGAGATAGACCTATGGCGGATCATAAAGAATGCAAGCACAGCCCTGTTGAAATCACCCGGAGAGAGGCCCTGCATGGCATGGTAGCAGGCCTTGGTGTCTTGGCGATGCCGGCCAGCGATGCGTCGGCTTCGGTCTGGGAAGCGTTTTTTCAAAAACACTTTCGCGAACTTAGCAAAGAAGAGCTGACGCAGACGCTGGCGCGCTTGAGTTCTGAATACAGCGAAGAGTTCGGCAAGGAGATCACGGTCAAAGCGACTCCGGCAATCGAAGGCGTCAAATACGGCTATGGCCTGGACTTGTCCCGTTGTATCGGCTGTCGGCGCTGCGTTTATGCCTGCGTTGGCGAAAACAACCAGTCCCACGATCCCCAGATCCACTGGATTCGAGTGGTGCAGCTTAATAAAGAAAAAGGCACCTCGCTGGAATATGCCGAGCATTATTACAACCCAGAGCTGGTTCCGGAAAAGGGGCATTTCTATATGCCGATCCAGTGTCAGCAGTGCGAAAATCCGCCATGTACCAAGGTCTGCCCGGTTCAGGCGACCTGGAAGGAGAAGGACGGAATCGTTGTCGTTGACTATAACTGGTGCATCGGTTGTCGCTACTGTATGGCCGCCTGCCCTTATGGCGCTCGTCACTTTAACTGGACCAAGGGGCAGCTGCCGGCTGAAAACATGAATACCGATACGCATTATCTGGGCAATCGGCCGCGGCCGAAGGGGGTGGTGGAAAAGTGTACCTTCTGTATTCAGCGGACGCGCGAGCAGCCTGGACGCTATCCGGCCTGCGAGGAAATCTGCCCGGTCGGCGCACGCAAGTTCGGCAATCTGCTCGATCCGAATGGCGAGCTGCGCTACCTGATTGAAAATAAGCGTGTTTTTATCCTTAAGGAAGAGCTGAATACGCAGCCGAAATTTTACTATTTCTATGCGACCTAACGTATTGGAGTGATGTTATGAGAAATATCTGGTCGTTTTTTATGGGCACTTTGCTGTTGGTGAGTAAGGGGAGCAAGGCCTACTACATTTGGGTGGCTACGCTGCTGACGATCGCTGGATTCGGGGTTATGGGTTATCTGTATCAGCTCGACCAGGGGCTAGTTGTGACTTCGATGAAGGATCAGGTGTCCTGGGGTTTCTATATCTCAAACTTCACCTTTCTGGTCGGTGTCGCTGCAGCCGCGGTACTGCTGGTCATCCCGGCGTACGTTTACCATTGGAAACCGATTAAAGAGATCGCGGTGCTCGGTGAATTGCTAGCCATCTCGGCAATCTGCATGTGTCTGATGTTTGTCACCGCCGACATCGGCCGACCGGACCGCTTCTGGCATCTGATTCCCAAGATTGGTCTGCTGAACTTCCCGCAGTCGCTGTTGGCCTGGGATGTGGTGGTTCTAAATATTTACCTGATCATCAACCTGACCATCGCTGTTTATATTCTTTATGAGACCTATTATAAGCGGACGCCGAACAAGAACTTTCTTACCCCGCTGCTGCTGCTGTCGATTCCGGCCGCAATCTCAATCCACACGGTCACCGCGTTTCTTTACAATGGCCTGGGCGCGCGCCCGTTTTGGAACGCCTCAATTTTAGCGCCACGCTTTCTGGCGTCGGCCTTTTGTTCCGGGCCGGCATTTATGATCCTCCTCTTTCTGCTGATCCGTAATTACACCAAGTTCAAGATCAAGGACGAAGCGATTCACAAGGTCGCCGAACTGATCGCCTATGCCATGTTTGTCAACCTGCTGCTGTTTGGTGCTGAAGTTTTTAAAGAATATTATACCGACAATGTCCATCTGGCACCTTTACAATACTTGTTGCAGGGGTATCACGGGCATAGCGCCCTGGTTCCCTGGATCTGGACGGCGTTGATCTTTAACGTCACGGCCTTTTTCATCTTTCTGATTCCGGAATCGCGGAAAAACCCTGTCACGCTGGTTCTTGGTTGCATCATGATTTTTGTCGGTGTCTACATTGAAAAGGGGATGGGTCTGGTTATTCCAGGGTTTATTCCGGATGTCCTGCACGAAATCTACGAGTACTCACCGAGTTATATTGAGATCATCGTCAGTATGGGAATCTGGTCGCTAGGAATGCTGATTTTTACATTGCTGCTACGCGTCGGTATTCCGATCCTGAACGGCGATTTTCACGTTGCCGCGGATGGTGTTGGGTCGCATATTGGCGATCAACTGTTTTTCGTCGGTAAGCAGAACCAGGAAGAAGAGAAAGAGGCGGCGCACGATTAGTCTTCTTGTGATGCTCGGGAAAATGACCGAATAGCGACTTTAATTTTATTAATTAATCATATGAGCGACGTAAAAACTGAAAAAACTAAAATATCTATATTTAACAGGATGTTATGCGAGTATAAATTTGGAGCGAACAGTGTTTTAAGGATTGACAGTAAAAAAATAAAATACTATTTTACTGCGCGCTAGGGATTTCGCTGACTCGTTTTCCGTGAAATAGCTGATCTAGAGCGTTGAGCCCAGCCCCTCGTTTGAAATCTAAA
It encodes the following:
- a CDS encoding 4Fe-4S dicluster domain-containing protein; protein product: MADHKECKHSPVEITRREALHGMVAGLGVLAMPASDASASVWEAFFQKHFRELSKEELTQTLARLSSEYSEEFGKEITVKATPAIEGVKYGYGLDLSRCIGCRRCVYACVGENNQSHDPQIHWIRVVQLNKEKGTSLEYAEHYYNPELVPEKGHFYMPIQCQQCENPPCTKVCPVQATWKEKDGIVVVDYNWCIGCRYCMAACPYGARHFNWTKGQLPAENMNTDTHYLGNRPRPKGVVEKCTFCIQRTREQPGRYPACEEICPVGARKFGNLLDPNGELRYLIENKRVFILKEELNTQPKFYYFYAT
- the nrfD gene encoding polysulfide reductase NrfD, with product MRNIWSFFMGTLLLVSKGSKAYYIWVATLLTIAGFGVMGYLYQLDQGLVVTSMKDQVSWGFYISNFTFLVGVAAAAVLLVIPAYVYHWKPIKEIAVLGELLAISAICMCLMFVTADIGRPDRFWHLIPKIGLLNFPQSLLAWDVVVLNIYLIINLTIAVYILYETYYKRTPNKNFLTPLLLLSIPAAISIHTVTAFLYNGLGARPFWNASILAPRFLASAFCSGPAFMILLFLLIRNYTKFKIKDEAIHKVAELIAYAMFVNLLLFGAEVFKEYYTDNVHLAPLQYLLQGYHGHSALVPWIWTALIFNVTAFFIFLIPESRKNPVTLVLGCIMIFVGVYIEKGMGLVIPGFIPDVLHEIYEYSPSYIEIIVSMGIWSLGMLIFTLLLRVGIPILNGDFHVAADGVGSHIGDQLFFVGKQNQEEEKEAAHD